A window of Mercenaria mercenaria strain notata chromosome 16, MADL_Memer_1, whole genome shotgun sequence contains these coding sequences:
- the LOC128549815 gene encoding uncharacterized protein F54H12.2-like: MSVFNPESFHEGLVSELALFDLPSTQTGVTDIYYEEIRPISQVSDGISPIEFRISGQNSMDYLDMKGTQLHVKLRVKTAANAALVAEKVGPVNLFLQALFSSTEVTLQNKATITSNYNPYRAYIQTILNYGQDAKSQLQSQLFSMDTAGTYGVTNPGGANKGLFERAKRIATSKVLDLQGPIFHDMFSMSRYMLNQVDVKLKFYRSSPEFCLISDEASPAFKIEIEDIYILAKKIRVNPAVIYGHAEILKTQNAKYPFNRVECRTQSIPSGSSSFNYENMFPGQRPNKVVVGFVNSKGLSGDYKQNPFNFLNCNIRSICLYCDGLPVNGAPLKLDFNSTTGVTDVRAYVNAFTSTGKWREDEGSMLTREGFSSGVTLFVFQLEPNFSHHGEYLTLAKTGTVKLDVQFASPFQKNILY; the protein is encoded by the exons ATGTCAGTGTTTAATCCTGAAAGTTTTCACGAGGGACTTGTGTCAGAACTGGCTTTGTTTGATTTACCCAGTACACAGACTGGTGTCACAGATATCTACTATGAAGAAATTCGACCCATCTCTCAAGTATCAGACGGCATAAGTCCTATTGAGTTTAGAATAAGTGGACAAAACTCTATGGACTATTTAGACATGAAAGGCACACAGCTGCATGTAAAGTTAAGAGTAAAAACGGCTGCAAATGCTGCCTTAGTGGCTGAAAAAGTAGGACCTGTGAATTTATTTCTCCAGGCCCTGTTTTCATCCACTGAAGTCACCTTACAGAATAAGGCCACAATCACATCAAACTACAATCCCTATAGGGCCTACATTCAAACGATTCTGAATTATGGACAAGATGCCAAGTCCCAGCTTCAGTCTCAACTCTTTTCCATGGACACTGCTGGAACCTATGGTGTCACAAATCCTGGCGGGGCTAATAAAGGTCTTTTTGAAAGGGCTAAACGTATAGCCACTTCGAAAGTATTGGATCTTCAAGGACCAATATTTCACGATATGTTTTCCATGTCACGCTATATGTTAAATCAAGTGGACGTCAAATTAAAGTTCTATAGAAGTTCGCCAGAGTTTTGTTTAATTAGTGATGAAGCATCACCAGCCTTCAAAATAGAGATAGAGGACATTTACATTTTAGCCAAGAAAATACGCGTGAATCCTGCTGTCATTTACGGTCATGCAGAAATTCTAAAAACACAGAATGCAAAGTACCCGTTCAACAGAGTAGAATGTCGTACTCAAAGCATACCTAGCGGAAGCTCTAGTTTCAACTATGAGAACATGTTCCCAGGTCAAAGACCTAATAAGGTCGTTGTAGGCTTTGTAAATTCAAAAGGTCTGTCTGGTGATTATAAACAGAATCCTTTTAACTTTCTAAATTGTAACATTCGAAGCATATGTCTATACTGTGACGGTTTACCAGTTAATGGAGCTCCTCTGAAACTTGACTTCAACTCAACCACTGGCGTGACGGATGTGCGGGCCTATGTAAACGCATTTACATCTACGGGGAAATGGAGAGAGGATGAGGGTAGTATGCTAACAAGAGAAGGATTTAGCTCTGGTGTAACACTATTCGTTTTTCAGTTGGAACCAAACTTCTCCCATCACGGGGAGTATTTGACACTAGCAAAGACTGGTACTGTGAAATTGGATGTTCAATTTGCCAGCCCCTTTCAG aaaaatattttatattag
- the LOC123551972 gene encoding uncharacterized protein LOC123551972 — translation MFFCPYCLHGFVRNESLQNHITYCSTNEAQKVELPAVGDSAILEFKDFEKELKVSFTIYADFETLNRRVSTCLPEPTHSSTTSTTKLEVCGFAYKVVCADNRYTKPTVVYRGSDASQKFITSLLREQKEIENILSNIEPMIITSDDFEEISRASQCCLCQKDFTPYEKVHSTIVRHHDHLTGDFIGMAHNQCNLKCKQAKHTCVIFHNLKKFDAHIICQSIGEFKGENLKCIAQSTENYVSFSLGNLRFIDSLQFLPSSLQSLVENLKCDGQDAFEHLIEEFPNSDDVKLLLRKGVYLYDYMDRESKFDEHCLPPAEAFYNALTKQHISEQDYKHACDVFAHFEMTSMGSYHDLYLKCDVILLCCVFETFRSMCMEQYGLDPCHFYTSPGLSWASCLKMTGVQLELMTDIDQVLFIEKGIRGGISQISNRYKQANNPLLSDYDSEKKLSHILYLDMCNLYGFAMQQPLPTSDFQFLKKREINQLDIRNIPADGEKGYIFEVNLRYPPELHDKHNDYPLAPERKAISDDMLSPYAQYLWKKLHNKTENEALPPRVKVEKLITSLEDKEKYVVHYRNLQLYLELGLEIMEIHRVLEFTQSAWMRPYIDFNTAQRKKAMSAFAKNFYKLMNNSCFGKTMENVRKHKNIELVHNERRLLKLSSKSTYKTTTIFNEDLTAVELYRVRVLMNKPIYSGMCILDLSKWAMYDFYYNKLKNTFGDQMTLLLTDTDSILCYVESFDVYQYMKENIHLFDTSDYPQNHFLYSEENKKKVGSMKDEMSGIPISAFVGLRSKVYSFKCDNNKEEKRAKGIAKATLKRDLRFTNYKDILFSEGQNVVTITSIRNDNHELYCNEMKKIGLSSFDDKRYLLNATDSLAYGHYSLRQSQVEEERARTPSILPEEGSLFIDNCKVTPLTYKLEHLTSTPTLLEDERSFIADCSVTPVTFK, via the exons ATGTTTTTCTGTCCATACTGTTTGCATGGTTTTGTACGTAATGAGTCTCTGCAAAATCATATCACATACTGTAGTACAAATGAAGCTCAAAAGGTGGAACTACCTGCAGTCGGTGACAGTGCTATACTGGAATTTAAGGACTTTGAAAAAGAACTTAAAGTTTCATTCACGATTTATGCagattttgaaactttaaatagacGGGTTTCAACATGTCTTCCAGAACCTACACACTCGAGCACCACGTCTACCACAAAACTTGAAGTTTGCGGTTTCGCGTACAAGGTAGTTTGTGCGGACAATAGATATACTAAACCAACGGTGGTGTATAGGGGGAGTGATGCATCACAAAAATTTATTACAAGCTTGCTGCGAGagcaaaaagaaattgaaaatattctcTCTAATATAGAACCAATGATCATTACGAGTGACGATTTTGAGGAAATAAGTCGCGCTTCGCAGTGTTGTTTATGTCAAAAGGACTTCACTCCATATGAAAAAGTGCACTCCACTATAGTAAGACATCATGATCATTTAACGGGAGACTTTATTGGAATGGCTCACAACCAATGCAATTTGAAATGCAAGCAGGCGAAACATACGTGCGTCATTTTTCACAACTTGAAGAAGTTTGATGCGCACATCATCTGTCAAAGTATTGGTGAGTTTAAGGGGGAAAATCTTAAATGTATTGCTCAAAGTACAGAAAACTATGTGAGTTTTTCCCTAGGTAACTTGAGATTCATTGACAGCTTACAGTTTCTACCCTCCTCATTGCAAAGTTTGGTGGAAAATTTAAAGTGTGATGGACAGGATGCCTTTGAACACCTTATTGAGGAATTCCCAAATTCTGATGATGTCAAGTTGCTATTACGAAAAGGGGTGTATCTGTATGATTATATGGATCGTGAAAGTAAATTTGATGAACATTGTTTACCACCAGCAGAAGCATTTTATAACGCTTTAACCAAACAACATATATCTGAGCAGGATTACAAGCACGCCTGTGATGTGTTTGCCCATTTTGAAATGACAAGCATGGGGTCTTATCACGACCTTTACTTGAAATGTGATGTAATACTTCTGTGTTGCGTATTTGAAACGTTTAGAAGTATGTGTATGGAGCAATATGGTTTGGATCCATGCCATTTTTATACCAGTCCCGGCTTAAGTTGGGCTAGTTGTTTGAAGATGACGGGTGTGCAACTAGAGCTGATGACGGACATAGATCAAGTGCTATTCATTGAAAAAGGCATACGAGGTGGAATATCACAAATTTCGAATAGATATAAACAAGCAAATAATCCACTTCTCTCAGATTATGATAGTGAAAAGAAATTGTCACATATTCTATATTTAGATATGTGCAATTTGTATGGATTCGCCATGCAACAACCACTTCCAACAtcagattttcaatttttaaagaaacGAGAAATAAATCAATTAGACATTAGGAATATTCCAGCGGATGGGGAGAAAGGTTACATATTTGAAGTCAATTTGAGGTATCCCCCTGAACTTCATGACAAACACAACGACTATCCACTAGCACCGGAAAGAAAAGCTATCTCAGATGATATGCTTTCCCCATATGCACAATACTTATGGAAAAAACTGCATAACAAGACAGAAAATGAAGCATTACCACCGAGAGTTAAAGTTGAAAAACTGATTACATCGTTAGAAGATAAAGAGAAGTACGTGGTACACTACAGAAATCTTCAGCTTTACCTAGAGCTGGGGTTGGAGATAATGGAAATTCATAGAGTACTTGAATTTACGCAATCTGCTTGGATGAGACCATACATTGACTTCAACACTGCACAAAGAAAGAAAGCTATGTCTGCCTTTGCCAAGAACTTCTACAAGCTCATGAATAACAGCTGTTTTGGCAAG ACGATGGAAAATGTcagaaaacataaaaacattgAGCTCGTGCATAATGAAAGACGTCTTTTGAAACTGAGTTCAAAATCAACCTATAAAACTACAACAATATTCAACGAAGACCTTACAGCCGTTGAACTTTATAGAGTGAGGGTGTTAATGAATAAACCAATCTACAGTGGCATGTGTATATTAG ACTTGAGTAAATGGGCCATGTATGACTTCTATTACAACAAACTGAAAAACACATTTGGTGATCAGATGACCTTGTTGCTTACAGACACAGACAGTATTTTATGTTATGTGGAATCATTTGACGTATACCAGTACATGAAAGAAAACATTCACTTGTTTGATACGTCGGACTATCCACAAAATCATTTCCTATATAGTGAGGAGAATAAGAAAAAAGTGGGTAGTATGAAGGATGAAATGTCTGGAATTCCGATCTCCGCTTTTGTGGGTCTCAGAAGTAAAGTGTACAGTTTTAAGTGTGATAATAACAAAGAAGAGAAAAGAGCAAAAGGAATTGCAAAAGCCACTTTGAAAAGAGACCTTAGATTCACAAACTATAAAGATATCTTGTTTTCAGAAGGTCAGAATGTTGTAACAATAACGTCAATTAGAAATGACAATCACGAGTTGTactgtaatgaaatgaaaaaaattggaCTGTCCTCGTTTGATGACAAACGGTATCTGCTTAATGCTACAGACAGTCTTGCTTATGGTCATTATTCTTTGAGACAGTCACAGGTAGAGGAAGAAAGGGCAAGAACTCCTTCAATATTACCAGAAGAAGGAAGTTTATTTATAGACAATTGTAAGGTCACACCTTTGACATACAAATTGGAACATTTGACAAGTACTCCCACATTGCTTGAAGACGAGAGATCTTTTATAGCAGATTGTAGTGTCACACCCgtgacatttaaataa